Proteins encoded by one window of Fusarium graminearum PH-1 chromosome 1, whole genome shotgun sequence:
- a CDS encoding mRNA 3'-end processing protein RNA14 produces the protein MASEGTSWGAEDIGAQGDQVQHSEEQVDNYAHDSLASGDADAADNGTEDDGGEYDPESVTIGTPAMVPEPASSGTQRQTSKPKMSGGFIVEASDDEDEDEDEDEDEDEDEQPASAVPQTDAVSTQNHPGPSTTSDEHVPAAPTHAPVPPAVPSNVTPVLPGFGPVDLLEFRVKEDPRGDMDAWQELIASHRDFSPLEKARSTYNRFVEIFPQAADKWVEWIELELKYNNFVEVEQLFGRCLMQVPNVKLWTVYLDYIRRRNDLNNDPSGQARRTVTQSYEFVIDNIGVDRDSGNIWQQYVQFVKNGPGQIDGTDWQDRQKMDQLRGIYRRAVAVPMSTVNNLWKEYDQFEMGLNKMTGRKFIQERSPVYMSAKSANIALDNITRHLDRTNLPRLPPAPGFNGDQEFRDQVEMWKKWIAWEKEDPLVLKSDEPKAYNQRVLHVYKQALMALRFWPEIWVDAAEWCFQNDIRENDKEMGTELLVEGIKANRESVLLALKHADHIEVNYPDKEVDKAEFAQAVRKPYDDVLETLYEMGDKVKEREKLEISTLKQAAAQDPVQTSIEENDDDEDNTPKRSPTEERILAIQKGYAAETQLLSRTISYVWIALARAMRRIQGKGSQAEGGLRKVFTDARQKGRLTSDVYVAVALLESVVYKDPVGAKIFERGARLFPNDEMFMIEYLKYLHSKDDTTNARVVFETCINRLVSNPDTLAKAKLLYAYFHKYESQYGELSQISKLEDRMAELFPEDPKLKSFVDRFSTEKFDPIATPIIISKTAQMRPKQIVPVVQHQHQQSISLRNSPMPVRQEQNPRPQYVRATASPKRPLAVDDEELNPPKRLARGASPLKGAAGRRLDQQRRNQASALHRDITFLLNILPSSQSYDAQRFNSAALVSILRDTEIPDFATLKAAGGGQPRFGNPTHTRQPSGEFVNRPLSPYGRMSAAAGGYRNSPLRPETGNAYQSNPYPPPEASGQQPTWPQAPGGYGAPAPGQFGGYRY, from the exons ATGGCTTCCGAAGGTACTTCATGGGGTGCGGAGGATATTGGGGCGCAGGGTGATCAAGTTCAGCATAGTGAGGAACAAGTTGATAACTATGCTCATGACTCTCTTGCCTctggtgatgctgatgcaGCGGATAATGGTACAGAAGATGACGGCGGAGAATATGACCCAGAGTCGGTCACCATTGGTACACCTGCCATGGTTCCCgagccagcttcttctggcaCTCAACGTCAGACATCAAAGCCCAAGATGTCCGGTGGCTTCATAGTTGAGGCTtccgatgacgaggatgaagatgaggacgaggacgaggacgaagatgaagatgagcagCCTGCCAGTGCCGTTCCCCAAACCGATGCAGTCTCTACCCAAAACCACCCTGGCCCTTCCACTACGTCTGATGAACACGTTCCTGCAGCTCCAACTCATGCTCCTGTCCCTCCTGCTGTTCCTTCCAATGTGACACCGGTTCTTCCTGGTTTCGGCCCTGTTGATCTCCTCGAATTTCGTGTCAAGGAGGACCCTCGTGGCGATATGGATGCTTGGCAAGAGTTGATTGCCTCTCACAGAGACTTCAGCCCACTGGAAAAGGCTCGAAGTACTTATAACCGCTTCGTAGAGATCTTCCCACAAGCT GCTGATAAATGGGTTGAATGGATTGAACTGGAGCTGAAATATAACAATTTTGTCGAAGTCGAGCAGCTGTTTGGAAGATGTCTCATGCAGGTTCCCAACGTGAAGCTGTGGACAGTCTATCTAGACTATATTCGTCGTCGCAACGACTTGAACAATGACCCGTCTGGCCAGGCTCGCCGTACCGTTACTCAGTCCTACGAATTTGTGATTGACAACATTGGCGTGGACCGAGATTCTGGTAATATCTGGCAGCAGTATGTCCAGTTCGTCAAGAATGGGCCGGGTCAAATTGACGGGACAGATTGGCAAGACCGACAAAAGATGGATCAGTTGCGCGGGATATACCGACGCGCTGTCGCCGTTCCCATGTCGACCGTCAATAACCTCTGGAAGGAGTATGATCAATTCGAAATGggattgaacaagatgacT GGTCGCAAATTCATTCAGGAACGTTCGCCAGTCTACATGTCAGCCAAGAGCGCCAACATTGCCCTAGACAATATCACCCGGCATCTTGACCGCACAAACCTTCCAAGGCTCCCACCTGCTCCAGGTTTCAACGGCGACCAGGAGTTCAGAGATCAAGTTGAAAtgtggaagaaatggattgcctgggaaaaggaagatcCGCTTGTTCTGAAGTCTGATGAGCCCAAGGCATACAACCAGCGAGTTCTCCATGTCTACAAGCAAGCATTGATGGCACTTCGATTTTGGCCTGAAATCTGGGTCGATGCAGCGGAATGGTGTTTCCAAAATGATATCCGTGAAAACGACAAAGAGATGGGCACGGAACTGCTAGTGGAGGGTATCAAGGCAAACCGCGAGAGTGTGTTGCTTGCATTGAAGCACGCGGACCATATCGAGGTTAACTATCCAGACAAGGAGGTCGACAAGGCGGAGTTTGCGCAAGCTGTTCGCAAGCCTTACGATGACGTGCTTGAAACTCTGTACGAGATGGgcgacaaagtcaaggaGCGGGAAAAGCTGGAAATCTCAACACTGAAGCAAGCGGCGGCACAAGATCCAGTCCAAACATCCATTGAGGAaaacgatgatgatgaagacaacaCACCTAAACGTTCACCCACGGAGGAGCGCATCCTTGCCATCCAGAAGGGATATGCTGCCGAAACACAACTTCTATCCAGGACAATCTCATATGTATGGATTGCTCTGGCACGAGCCATGCGTCGCATTCAAGGCAAAGGTAGTCAGGCAGAAGGTGGCTTGCGCAAAGTCTTCACCGATGCTCGCCAAAAGGGACGACTCACGAGTGATGTTTACGTCGCCGTGGCATTACTCGAGTCCGTTGTCTACAAGGATCCTGTAGGCGCCAAAATCTTTGAAAGGGGTGCGCGTTTATTCCCCAACGATGAGATGTTCATGATAGAATACTTGAAGTATCTCCACTCGAAGGATGACACAACCA ATGCCCGTGTTGTTTTTGAGACCTGTATCAACCGCCTGGTTTCGAATCCAGACACCTTAGCAAAGGCCAAGCTGCTTTACGCTTATTTCCATAAATATGAATCGCAGTATGGCGAGTTGTCACAGATTTCCAAGTTGGAGGACCGAATGGCGGAGCTGTTCCCAGAGGATCCTAAGCTCAAGTCGTTTGTAGACCGATTCTCGACTGAGAAGTTTGATCCGATTGCTACCCCCATCATAATCTCCAAGACAGCTCAGATGCGACCAAAGCAGATTGTCCCTGTggttcaacatcaacatcagcaatCCATCTCGCTGCGAAACAGTCCCATGCCAGTTCGGCAGGAACAAAACCCCCGTCCTCAGTATGTTCGGGCAACTGCTTCACCTAAACGGCCtcttgctgttgatgatgaagagctcaaCCCACCCAAGCGACTTGCCAGAGGCGCTTCACCGCTCAAGGGCGCTGCAGGACGCCGCCTTGACCAACAACGACGGAACCAGGCATCGGCGTTACACAGAGACATCACTTTCTTGCTCAACATCCTACCGTCGTCGCAAAGCTATGATGCCCAACGTTTCAACTCTGCAGCCTTGGTATCCATTCTCCGAGATACTGAAATCCCTGACTTTGCTACACTGAAGGCTGCCGGTGGTGGCCAACCGCGCTTTGGCAATCCCACCCATACACGACAACCATCGGGAGAGTTTGTCAATCGACCACTGAGCCCATACGGAAGGATGTCAGCCGCAGCTGGTGGGTATAGGAACTCGCCATTGCGACCGGAGACGGGAAATGCCTATCAATCAAACCCGTACCCTCCGCCTGAAGCAAGTGGCCAGCAACCCACATGGCCACAAGCACCTGGCGGATACGGTGCGCCAGCGCCTGGACAATTCGGAGGGTATCGATACTGA
- a CDS encoding saccharopine dehydrogenase: protein MPQSALLLGSGFVATPAVEVLSKAGVHVTVACRTLASAKNLAGTFDNTKAVSLDVNDSAALEQAVSEHDITISLIPYTFHAAVIKAAIKAKKNVVTTSYVSPAMEELHEEAKAAGITVLNEIGVDPGVDHLYAVDFIDRIQQEGGKIKSFKSYCGGLPAPENSNNPLGYKFSWSSRGVLLALKNNAKYYEDNKLVDISGVDLMSTAQPYHSGYLGFNFVAYGNRDSTGYRERYRIPDAETVVRGTMRYNGFPQFVKALVDIGFLSTDEQDFFKQSIPWKDALQKFIGANSSSEEDLTKAILSKTSFKDESVKNQVLAGLKWIGVFSDVKTTPRGTALDTLCASLEQKMAYEKGERDIVFLQHTFEVINKDGSQNTWTSTLVEYGAPEGSGGFSAMSRLVGVPCGVATKMVLDGTITDKGVVAPVYPSLARTLMNELKNNYGIECKEKIIA, encoded by the exons atGCCTCAAtcagctcttcttctcggttCCGGCTTCGTTGCCACTCCCGCCGTCGAGGTCCTCTCCAAGGCCGGTGTTCACGTCACTGTTGCTTGCCGTACTCTCGCTTCGGCCAAGAACCTCGCCGGTACTttcgacaacaccaaggccgTCAGCCTCGACGTTAACGATTCCGCCGCTCTCGAGCAGGCCGTCTCTGAGCACGACATCACCATCTCTCTGATCCCTTACACTTTCCACGCTGCCGTCATCAAGGCCGCTATCAAGGCTAAGAAGAATGTCGTCACCACCTCTTACGTCTCTCCTGCTATGGAGGAGCTCCacgaggaggccaaggccgcTGGTATCACCGTCCTGAACGAGATTGGT GTTGACCCTGG TGTCGACCACCTTTACGCAGTCGACTTCATCGACCGCATCCAACAGGAGGGaggcaagatcaagtccTTCAAGAGCTACTGTGGTGGTCTTCCCGCCCCTGAGA ACTCCAACAACCCCCTAG GATACAAGTTCAGCTGGAGCAGCCGTGGTGTCCTTCTggccctcaagaacaacgCCAAGTACTAcgaggacaacaagctcgtTGACATCTCCGGTGTCGACCTCATGAGCACCGCTCAGCCTTACCACAGTGGATACCTGGGATTCAACTTTGTCGCCTACGGCAACCGAGACAGCACCGGTTACCGCGAGCG ATACCGAATCCCCGATGCCGAGACCGTCGTCCGAGGAACCATGCGTTACAACGGCTTTCCTCAAttcgtcaaggctcttgTCGACATTGGTTTCCTCAGCACCGATGAGCAggacttcttcaagcagtCCATCCCCTGGAAGGACGCTCTCCAGAAGTTCATTGGtgccaactcatcaagcGAGGAAGACCTGACCAAGGCTATCCTCTCCAAGACCTCATTCAAGGACGAGTCTGTTAAGAACCAAGTGCTGGCTGGACTCAAGTGGA TCGGCGTCTTCTCCGATGTTAAGACCACCCCCCGCGGAACTGCTCTCGACACCCTTTGCGCTTCTCTTGAGCAGAAGATGGCTTACGAGAAGGGTGAGCGTGATATTGTCTTCCTTCAACACACTTTCGAGgtcatcaacaaggacggcAGCCAGAACACCTGGACTTCCACTCTCGTTGAGTACGGTGCCCCTGAGGGCTCCGGTGGTTTCTCCGCCATGTCCAGACTAGTCGGAGTTCCTTGCGGTGTTG CCACCAAGATGGTCCTCGACGGTACCATCACAGACAAGGGTGTTGTCGCCCCTGTCTACCCCAGCCTTGCCCGAACATTGATGAacgagctcaagaacaactaCGG TATTGAGtgcaaggagaagatcatTGCTTAA